The following are encoded in a window of Caldicellulosiruptor danielii genomic DNA:
- a CDS encoding dynamin family protein yields the protein MRTIEYDVVQDMIRNFTEQVQEISNEINSESIKKLAGSIKEKIEKNAFYLVVLGQFKRGKSTLVNYMLGANLLPTGVLPLTSVITKIYYSPEVKVDVIFESGVKKEIPVD from the coding sequence ATGAGGACTATAGAATATGATGTTGTGCAAGATATGATTAGAAACTTTACTGAGCAAGTCCAAGAGATTTCAAATGAAATTAATTCAGAATCTATTAAAAAGTTAGCAGGGAGTATTAAGGAAAAGATTGAAAAGAATGCATTTTATCTGGTTGTATTGGGTCAGTTTAAAAGGGGAAAATCGACGCTTGTAAATTACATGCTTGGTGCAAATTTACTACCAACCGGAGTTCTTCCTTTGACCTCAGTAATAACAAAGATTTATTACAGTCCTGAGGTTAAAGTAGATGTAATTTTTGAAAGTGGTGTAAAAAAAGAAATTCCAGTTGATTGA
- a CDS encoding DUF6062 family protein — protein sequence MYFEMIENFKEDKCIICHLKNKAMDKFFDDFLYESVNDYSLRDKIRKGGICPRHARKLESFGDVLAHAIIYSDLLRSFKNNHHIEILPRKKKTQGQNICVFCEKEQGFEDTYTRAFSYFFATQSQFKSAFTERGFICQKHLNQVLEKTTSVSVQKELLSILGSKIDKILNHLERIKEKNDYRNIHINYTADEVRAWHMAVEFVAGTQ from the coding sequence GTGTATTTTGAGATGATAGAAAACTTCAAAGAAGATAAGTGCATTATATGTCATCTTAAAAACAAGGCAATGGATAAGTTTTTTGATGATTTTCTGTATGAATCAGTAAACGACTACAGCTTACGTGACAAAATAAGAAAGGGTGGAATCTGTCCAAGACATGCAAGAAAATTAGAGTCGTTTGGAGATGTGCTTGCCCATGCCATTATATATTCGGATTTGCTTAGAAGTTTTAAAAACAACCACCATATTGAGATATTGCCTCGTAAAAAGAAAACTCAAGGACAAAATATTTGCGTCTTTTGTGAAAAAGAACAAGGCTTTGAAGACACCTACACAAGAGCGTTTTCCTACTTTTTTGCTACCCAGTCTCAATTTAAATCTGCATTTACTGAAAGAGGTTTTATATGTCAAAAGCACTTAAATCAAGTTTTGGAGAAGACAACTTCTGTATCTGTTCAAAAGGAGCTTTTGTCAATTTTAGGGTCTAAGATAGACAAAATCTTGAATCATCTTGAGAGAATAAAAGAAAAAAATGACTATCGAAACATTCACATCAACTACACAGCTGATGAGGTCAGAGCATGGCACATGGCTGTTGAGTTTGTGGCAGGTACGCAGTAG
- the epsC gene encoding serine O-acetyltransferase EpsC has product MFKFIRMIKEEMDVIMEKDPACKSRLETLLYPSLWAIIYHRIAHWFYQRRMYFIARWISQRARHKTGIEIHPGAKIGRRVFIDHGMGVVIGETAEIGDDVLIYQGVTLGGTGKEKGKRHPTIGNNVLIGAGAKVLGPFKVGDNTKIGANAVVLREVEDNSTVVGVPGRVVRKEKKEKPSVEEQLDQVRFPDPLAMQICRLEARIEALEKKLAEYERRLKEYEALQHSDNDKRGV; this is encoded by the coding sequence ATGTTTAAATTCATAAGGATGATAAAAGAAGAAATGGATGTCATTATGGAAAAAGACCCTGCTTGCAAAAGCAGGCTTGAGACGCTTTTATACCCAAGCCTTTGGGCAATAATTTATCACAGGATTGCTCACTGGTTTTATCAAAGAAGGATGTACTTTATTGCCCGCTGGATTTCTCAGCGAGCACGCCACAAAACAGGAATTGAGATACACCCTGGGGCAAAGATTGGCAGACGTGTATTTATTGACCATGGCATGGGTGTTGTAATTGGTGAGACAGCTGAGATTGGCGATGATGTGCTGATTTATCAAGGTGTTACATTAGGTGGAACAGGTAAAGAAAAGGGCAAACGCCATCCTACAATTGGCAACAATGTCTTAATTGGTGCTGGTGCAAAGGTGTTAGGTCCTTTTAAGGTTGGGGACAATACAAAAATTGGTGCAAATGCAGTTGTTCTTCGTGAGGTTGAAGACAACTCAACTGTTGTTGGTGTGCCAGGAAGGGTTGTCAGAAAAGAAAAAAAGGAAAAACCATCTGTTGAAGAGCAGCTTGACCAAGTAAGATTTCCCGACCCGCTTGCAATGCAGATTTGCAGGCTTGAAGCAAGAATAGAAGCCTTAGAGAAAAAACTTGCCGAGTATGAAAGGAGATTAAAAGAGTATGAAGCTTTACAACACTCTGACAATGACAAAAGAGGAGTTTGA
- the tnpA gene encoding IS200/IS605 family transposase, translating into MATVHHGRGYVYSLQYHIVWCVKYRHKILHGEIETKLKEILLEIAKEQGFEIIAMETNQDHVHLLIDCSPQHYIPDLIKALKGVSARRLFQFFPELKSKLWGGHLWNPSYFVATVSENTEEQIREYINSQKEKQGI; encoded by the coding sequence ATGGCAACAGTTCATCACGGGAGAGGATACGTATATTCACTTCAGTACCATATAGTTTGGTGCGTAAAGTACAGGCATAAAATATTGCACGGTGAAATAGAAACAAAATTGAAAGAAATACTTCTGGAAATAGCAAAAGAACAGGGTTTTGAAATAATAGCAATGGAAACAAATCAAGACCATGTTCACCTTTTAATAGATTGTTCACCTCAGCATTATATACCTGATTTAATAAAAGCTCTGAAAGGAGTTAGCGCAAGAAGGTTGTTTCAGTTCTTTCCAGAGCTCAAATCAAAACTCTGGGGCGGACATTTATGGAATCCTTCATACTTTGTTGCAACGGTGAGTGAAAATACTGAAGAACAAATAAGAGAGTATATCAATTCTCAGAAGGAGAAGCAAGGTATATGA
- the gltX gene encoding glutamate--tRNA ligase: MEIRTRFAPSPTGHLHIGGARTALFNYLFAKKHGGKFILRIEDTDLERSSSESERVIIESLKWLGIEWDEGVEVGGPYGPYRSTERVDIYKKYVDILFEKGYAYHCYCTEEELEYQRQQLLSQGQMPRYLGKCRNLTDAEKRKLEAEGRKPTVRFRVPEGVKIVVHDLVRGNVEFLSDDIGDFVIVKSDGIPTYNFAVVIDDHLMKISHVIRGEEHLSNTPRQILIYNALGFDLPQFAHVSLILGKDRTKMSKRHGSTWVEQYREQGYLKEGLINFLALLGWSPEENIEIFDMQYLIENFSLERVSKNPAIFDLDKLNYINSQHIKQKSLDELTELCIPYLVEAGYVKEDEVKEKFEWLTKIVKSVYEGLDYLAQIKDKVGIFFDNEVKIEDDEAKEVLKWEHVKHLIDVFENKIKEAGDLTVDTIKALFKEIQKETGYKGKNLFMPIRVVLTGKTHGPELVEIIEILGKENILKRLEFFKTWYN, translated from the coding sequence GTGGAAATCAGAACAAGATTTGCGCCAAGCCCGACAGGACACCTTCACATTGGCGGTGCAAGAACAGCTCTTTTTAACTACCTTTTTGCAAAAAAACACGGCGGAAAGTTCATATTGAGAATAGAAGATACAGACTTAGAGCGCTCCTCAAGTGAGTCAGAAAGGGTTATAATAGAAAGTTTAAAGTGGCTTGGGATTGAATGGGACGAAGGCGTTGAAGTTGGCGGTCCATATGGACCATACCGATCAACAGAAAGAGTTGATATCTACAAAAAATATGTTGACATTCTATTTGAGAAAGGATACGCATATCATTGCTACTGCACAGAAGAAGAGTTAGAATATCAGCGCCAGCAGCTTCTAAGTCAAGGTCAGATGCCAAGATATCTTGGAAAGTGCAGAAACCTGACAGATGCAGAAAAGAGAAAGCTTGAGGCGGAGGGGAGAAAACCAACTGTTCGATTTAGAGTGCCAGAAGGTGTGAAAATAGTTGTTCATGATTTGGTAAGGGGCAATGTTGAGTTTTTAAGCGATGACATTGGCGATTTTGTAATTGTCAAGTCTGATGGAATTCCAACATATAACTTTGCAGTTGTTATAGATGACCATTTGATGAAGATTTCGCATGTTATAAGAGGTGAAGAGCATCTTTCAAATACACCACGACAGATTTTAATTTACAACGCACTCGGCTTTGACTTGCCGCAGTTTGCACACGTGTCTTTGATTTTAGGAAAAGACAGGACAAAGATGTCGAAGCGCCATGGCTCAACCTGGGTTGAGCAGTACAGAGAACAGGGGTATTTGAAGGAAGGACTTATAAATTTTCTTGCTCTTCTTGGCTGGTCGCCAGAAGAGAATATAGAGATATTTGACATGCAGTATCTTATTGAAAACTTTTCACTTGAGAGGGTTTCTAAAAACCCTGCAATATTTGACCTTGACAAACTAAACTATATAAACTCTCAGCATATAAAACAAAAATCCTTAGATGAACTGACAGAACTTTGCATCCCATACCTTGTTGAAGCAGGGTATGTAAAAGAAGATGAAGTAAAGGAAAAATTTGAGTGGCTAACAAAGATTGTAAAATCTGTATATGAAGGGCTTGACTATCTTGCACAGATTAAAGACAAAGTAGGCATATTCTTTGACAATGAAGTTAAAATAGAAGACGATGAGGCAAAAGAGGTCTTAAAGTGGGAGCATGTAAAGCATTTGATTGACGTCTTTGAAAATAAAATAAAAGAAGCTGGGGATTTGACCGTTGACACCATCAAAGCTCTTTTCAAAGAGATTCAAAAAGAAACTGGCTATAAAGGAAAAAACCTGTTTATGCCAATAAGAGTTGTCTTGACAGGTAAAACTCACGGTCCTGAGCTTGTTGAAATAATAGAAATCTTGGGTAAAGAAAACATACTAAAACGATTGGAATTCTTCAAAACGTGGTATAATTAG
- the cysS gene encoding cysteine--tRNA ligase — MKLYNTLTMTKEEFEPLEEGIVKMYVCGPTVYDFIHIGNARPLIVFDTLRRYFEYKGYEVIYIQNFTDIEDKMINRANKEGITVFELAERFIKEYYKDADRLNVKRATKNPRATEEIEDMISLIQRLIDKGYAYVVDGDVYFRTRKFAEYGKLSHKNIEELMAGARVDPSEKKEDPLDFALWKAKKEGEPAWLSPWGEGRPGWHIECSVMAMKYLGQTIDIHAGGQDLIFPHHENEIAQSEAATGKPFARFWLHNGYVNINNEKMSKSLGNFFTVREIIEKYHPEALRLFMLQAHYRKPLNFSLDLIEQAESALKRIYTCYENLEYLIKNGTMSNSSDSTLKAVLEELKAKFIEAMEDDINTAEATGYLFEMVREINTHANTCSKDVLIFAKDTLKELCSILGILEQYEEKKDEIPPEILELVEKRNEARKAKNFLEADRIRDELKSLGYIVLDTPQGTKVERVK, encoded by the coding sequence ATGAAGCTTTACAACACTCTGACAATGACAAAAGAGGAGTTTGAACCCTTAGAAGAAGGCATAGTGAAGATGTATGTGTGTGGACCGACAGTGTATGACTTTATTCACATTGGCAATGCAAGACCTTTGATTGTGTTTGACACGTTAAGGCGATATTTTGAATACAAAGGCTATGAGGTCATATACATCCAAAACTTTACTGATATTGAAGACAAGATGATAAACAGAGCAAACAAAGAGGGGATAACCGTCTTTGAGCTTGCTGAAAGGTTTATAAAGGAGTATTACAAAGACGCAGACAGGCTAAATGTCAAGCGAGCAACCAAAAATCCAAGAGCAACAGAAGAGATTGAAGATATGATAAGCCTTATTCAAAGGCTTATAGACAAAGGATATGCATATGTTGTTGATGGAGATGTGTATTTTAGAACAAGAAAATTTGCAGAGTATGGAAAACTTTCTCACAAGAATATTGAAGAGCTAATGGCTGGTGCGCGCGTTGACCCAAGCGAGAAGAAAGAAGACCCGCTTGACTTTGCTCTGTGGAAGGCAAAAAAAGAAGGTGAGCCGGCATGGCTCTCACCCTGGGGCGAGGGCAGACCCGGCTGGCATATAGAGTGTTCTGTTATGGCAATGAAGTACCTTGGGCAGACTATAGACATTCACGCAGGTGGGCAGGATTTGATCTTTCCTCATCATGAAAATGAGATTGCACAAAGTGAAGCAGCAACAGGAAAACCTTTTGCACGTTTTTGGCTTCACAATGGGTATGTGAATATAAACAATGAAAAGATGTCAAAGTCCTTAGGGAACTTCTTTACTGTAAGAGAAATCATTGAAAAGTACCATCCAGAGGCACTGAGGCTTTTTATGCTCCAAGCTCATTACAGAAAGCCTTTGAACTTTTCTCTTGATTTGATTGAACAGGCAGAAAGTGCCTTGAAGAGAATCTACACATGTTATGAAAACCTTGAATATCTAATCAAAAATGGAACAATGTCAAATAGTAGCGACAGTACACTTAAAGCTGTCTTAGAAGAGCTAAAAGCAAAGTTTATAGAGGCAATGGAAGATGACATCAACACTGCTGAGGCGACAGGATATCTTTTTGAGATGGTAAGGGAAATCAATACACATGCAAATACATGTTCAAAAGATGTGCTGATTTTTGCAAAAGACACTTTAAAAGAGCTTTGCAGCATTTTAGGAATCTTAGAGCAATATGAAGAGAAAAAGGATGAAATTCCACCTGAGATTTTAGAACTTGTTGAAAAGCGAAATGAGGCAAGAAAAGCTAAAAACTTTCTTGAAGCAGACAGGATAAGAGATGAGCTCAAAAGCTTAGGCTATATTGTTCTTGACACACCACAGGGGACAAAAGTTGAGAGGGTGAAGTAA
- the tnpB gene encoding IS200/IS605 family element RNA-guided endonuclease TnpB — MIVTYRYRIYPTKEQERKLKKTFGCVRFVWNYFLARQNEIYKTQKVSPNTYEWIRHLQKHLKKEYPWLKEVDKFALENQIKRLVEAFEKFFNKQAKYPKFKRKKSNYFSYTTNFTNGNIEIDFGELATDPKKKRCWGRIKLPKLGWVKARIHRIFEGKIKTATVKLLPNGYFYVSIAVEQDVVDNPNMPKTPANFAIAFDLGVKEFVVDSNGRHIENPKILSKYEKRIKKLQRELSRKKVGSRNFEKTRLKLAKLYEKVANIRLDYLHKLSSQIVHENQVIICEDLKTKNLVRNHNFAKSILDVSWSKFVEMLEYKSEWYGRTFMRVPSNFPSSQICSNCGYRNEQVKDLKIRVWQCPVCGMVHDREENAAKNLLKEGLSRLGITISV, encoded by the coding sequence ATGATAGTCACATACAGATATAGGATATACCCTACAAAAGAGCAAGAGAGGAAGTTAAAGAAGACTTTTGGTTGTGTCAGATTTGTATGGAATTATTTTTTAGCACGTCAGAACGAAATTTATAAAACTCAGAAGGTATCACCGAATACTTATGAGTGGATAAGGCACTTGCAAAAACATCTCAAAAAAGAGTATCCATGGTTGAAAGAAGTAGACAAGTTTGCGCTTGAGAACCAAATCAAAAGACTTGTAGAGGCATTTGAGAAATTTTTTAACAAGCAGGCAAAATACCCAAAGTTTAAGAGAAAGAAAAGCAACTATTTTTCATACACAACAAATTTCACAAACGGTAACATAGAAATAGATTTTGGTGAGCTGGCAACAGACCCTAAGAAGAAACGTTGCTGGGGAAGGATAAAACTTCCCAAACTTGGCTGGGTAAAAGCAAGAATTCACAGAATTTTTGAGGGTAAAATCAAAACAGCAACAGTAAAACTGCTTCCAAATGGCTATTTTTATGTGTCAATAGCAGTAGAGCAGGATGTGGTTGATAATCCTAATATGCCAAAAACACCTGCAAATTTTGCTATTGCTTTTGACCTTGGGGTTAAAGAGTTTGTGGTAGACAGCAATGGTAGACATATAGAAAATCCTAAGATACTGTCAAAGTACGAGAAAAGAATAAAGAAACTTCAAAGAGAACTTTCAAGGAAGAAGGTAGGCAGTAGGAACTTTGAGAAGACAAGATTAAAACTTGCAAAACTTTATGAAAAGGTAGCAAATATTAGGTTGGATTATCTGCACAAGTTATCTTCACAGATTGTTCACGAAAACCAAGTGATAATCTGTGAAGACCTGAAGACAAAGAACCTTGTAAGAAATCACAATTTTGCAAAAAGCATATTGGATGTATCATGGTCAAAGTTTGTAGAGATGCTTGAGTACAAATCGGAGTGGTATGGCAGGACATTTATGAGAGTGCCATCGAACTTCCCATCATCGCAGATTTGTAGCAATTGTGGGTACAGGAATGAGCAGGTGAAAGACCTGAAAATAAGGGTATGGCAATGTCCGGTTTGTGGGATGGTACACGACAGAGAAGAGAACGCAGCAAAAAACCTACTAAAAGAAGGGTTATCACGGTTAGGCATAACTATAAGTGTATAG